The sequence CCCGGGCCCACTCCCTCCGCAGCACTACAGGCTGGACGACATGGCCATTGCTCATCACTACCGAGACACCTACAGACACCCCGCCTCCAATCATCGGGAGATCCGGGAGAGAGCCAGGTCCATTGGTGAGAACATGTGTGAGGGtatatataagtgtgtgtgtgtgtgtgtgtgtgtgtgtgtgtgtgtgtgtgtgtgtgtacaagtacATTGGTATGGTGAAACAAAAACTAATCCCACTACATGGAATAGCGTCAAAGCCTTTACTCAGTAGTAGTACTAAGAGAAACATAAAGAGGATTATATGTACAAAAGTAAACAGTTACAACAGTTACATCATTTTTACATCATTTCTCAGGCTTCTCACGTCTTTATATACCAAGATCAGTAATTCTAATACAAATGATAATCAGTCAGTGTCCACTTCAGACTGTCTGATACTTGTTGGTACAGCATGTGGACAGTCTGTCTGACTGCAAGGTCTCAGAGAACACACCAAAACTGAGGCCACTGAAACCTGATGTCTGTAATGCACTGCAAGATGTGTGAAAGCACAACAGAGGTATACTTAGTCACAGTGTCGTCGTGTTAGAGACATTTTTCTGTGTAGACCAAGCCTTGATGAGGCTGTAATGAAGACTTTGGCTCTGTTCTAAAAATAGGAGACATTTACCATGTCTCGCCTTGTGATGGATGTTTATTGGACTCGAAGCTCAGTCATTTGAGTCCTGCCCTCAGGGTGGGAAAGAGATATGGagaccacaaaaaaagggaGGAGGTAGGGAGGAAGCAAGAGAAATGGATGGAGGAGTGAGAGTGCCAACAGGGGCCAAATGAAGGATGGATGAAAGGGAGAGCAAGCAAGTGGTGGAGTAATGTTACATTGATCGTCTGTGTCATACTGACTTACCCTTTGTTTatctttctatctgtctgtctatctatcttttttctttctcacaggTATGCACACTGGGACCAGGCAGGAGGAAGTGATTGACcacaggctgacagacagagagtgggCTGAGGAGTGGAAGCACCTTGACCATGTAAGAAAagtaataacattttttattactATACCCTAAAGTTCTGTGTCTGTAAGTAGCAGAGATTAAATAAGTCGccatttcagttgttttaagATTAAATTGTAATACACTGTGTGACATTGCACTATAGGTCTCTGTTTCTTGacgagaagagaaaagaagagaagatttgtgttgtgtgtgaaaatgtgcattaaCTGTTACATACAAAGTGAaaagacatttacatgttttagaCTGTTAATAAATTGTTAAAGTAcatcaatcaaaacaaaaggcTTGACATTACATTAATATCAAAATGAACTGTAGGGATTTTTGGTATGAGTGGAGACGTGTATGTGCATGCTTGCATGTAAATATGTTTGCCTGCAATGAAAAGACTGATAAACTGTTATTTGTGTGTTCACTCTCAGCATTGTTCATCCAGCCCCCTTTTAAAGATATAACTTTCTGAGTGTTCAAACTACATGAAATATGACAGAACGTCTAGTGTCACATTTGTGATGCTGTTTCACCTCACTGTTGTTGGTATGCAGTGAAAATTTAATCAGACAATCAGATAATATGAACCCGAATACATTAATAATTGAAGTGGTAAAGTAAGAGTAAGATGTGATCTGACAAACCTGATCAACATTTCAACAGTGAGAGTGTGTTTCCAAAATATTCACCTGTTTTCACAACCACACTCCACCAGACAGATGAGATGAACAGAATAATGATACACTAATTAATAATGTGAGAGATGTCAGCTTTAATTTAGAATCCCACCACATCCTTGTTTCAATCAATCCGTTCGTGTCAATGTGTAAACTCAGCGCCATGTCCGCTCCCTGTCATCCCCCAGCTGCTGAACTGTATAATGGACATGGTGGAGAAAACGAGGCGCTCGCTAACGGTGCTGCGGCGGTGCCAGGAGGCCGACCGTGAGGAGCTCAACTACTGGATCCGACGATACAGCGATGctgaagagctgaagaaggGCACCGCGAGCGGGCAGTCAAGGCAGCAGAGCCCCACAACACAGGAAAATGCAACATCAGGTAAGGGATCACACAGTTAGAGgtattaaagaacaaaaaaataatatgtgtatgtttataaGACTGTTCCATTAAGTTTCACCTGCAGATTTATGGTGATTCTAACAAATACCAGTCAAATTTGCTTaattattaactttttttatgtttttaagacAATTTAACCTAAGTCCCACTCTGGTATCTCAAGTATCCTTGGTCTTTCTTTATGggtttacattttaaataaaacatcagtagcatttaattgtttaaaatattcattCCACTCGATCCACTTCCCACTACACGTTTGAATGCATAAGTATGCACACTTCCTTGTAATCTGTCACTTGACAGCCCTATAACTAATGATTATAAGCTTATTTAAAGTCTTACGTTCTCACTTATCTGACTTGCATTCTACATGAAAAGGATGGTATTTCTCGATTTTCTCCAGCAGTTTTTTGTCTAGAGAGACCTAGACAGTCAGTCATCTGTATTGTAtatagttttacattttcatgtcCCCTGAAAACCTGAGCTACATCTCACAAGTTTATTGCATCAGCCACAAAACACTGGACATTCAGCTTTATTCCTTAAACCTTTTGGCAGAAATATCCAACAGGTTCTACCACAAAGTGATTTGTTCGACAGTATTTTGCATTATGTCATGCAAAATATCTGTTGATCTCTGATtaccacagctgtgtgtttgtgtcttcccAGAAATTCACAGGGAGCTGCTTCATCGACCTGTTTCTGGCTATGTCCCTGAAGAGATCTGGAAGAAAGCTGGTGAGCTGCACTTTTATGCCAGCCAtcatcatctcacacacacacacagagtctttAAGACATTTTGCTTTGTGGAAATCAAGGCCATCTTTTTCACCCGGATGGCTGAGGGCTGGAAATGGTTGAGAGGCGCTCCTTTAAACCCCATTTTCCCATCTAATCCCAGTATAGTCTGCTGTCTGCAACCTCCTCCCAGTGAAGAACTGCATTAATGTGTCAGGCTGCTCTTAGAAAATCATTTATATTTGATACAGTAGGAAGTTAAAAAATAAGAGTTTCACCACCACACTCAGCACACTCCAAATATGATGTCAGGtcataaaatgattttattgcACCAGTCAAATAAGGGACATAAGTAGCTATTACAGCTGGTccagcactgctgctgttaaaagCACAATAGCAAGATTTGGTGTCCTTTCGCTTTCCGCATTTTTGTAATCCTCTGAGTGATAGACATTGCAGCTATTATATTTAAGAAAGTGATGTAAAATTGAAGAGGCAAATTTGTAGAGCCAGTTAAGATCAAGTATCGAAACTAATTTGTTTCTTTAACAGATTTTATTAGTTGCCATTAAATTTTTAGTGTACACAAACAGCATTCTTTAACTCATGAGCGCAGCTGCAATCACCATTATCACTGTcctgaaaaactgaaagaatTTTCCGCTGAGGGTTCGATGCTTGAGGAATCCACTTTGTATTCACCATCAGTGATACAGTATATCTGCTTTTTAAACCCCTTGGAGAAAAGAAATTGTCCCCTTGCTTGACCAAGCATGATGTGTGAGATACTCAGAACAAGTAATATGCATTTAAATTGAATTGAGTATCACCATCGGGACTCTGCCTGCTCTCCAGTACTCTCCTCCCCTCACCAGCTTTGATCGATCTTCCATCTAAGGCATTTGGTGTGTAATCACAATTCCATGCACAAGGCATATATCACACGGCACCAGGGCAATTTCCATGACTTCAGGCAGCACAGTAGGTTAAAGACGAAACCACCCTGGTTTAAAAATTTGGCTCAGTCACgatgaagagaaaatgtgtctgttttcagaaaagcacactttctgtgtggttttgaAACAGATTTTACATTTGTAATGCAAGTGTAATTTGTACAAAGGAAATGAAGTAAAGTGAAGCATATTTGTCAGACATAAAGCTGCATTTATCTTTTGTCTGTAGGAGAACTGTTGACCGctatttttcattctctctgcaTTCCTCTCAGTATTCCTGCTATCCTTTTCACTTCAGTCGCATATATTCTGGCTGAGGAGAGACTGATTTAAATGTGACCCAGGGAGGATTGCAAAATAGGATTTTTAACACAATGGAGTGTGGCGGTGAATACATCTGTTTGAAATGGGCAAAATGTTTACAGTTGGTGATAAATATTCAAGCACCTTGCACGGTGTCCTACCGGTTTCCCACTTCCCCTCACCGCATGGGCCTCTGGGATCACAATGGAAATGcataatttaaatataaattgcCTGATTTGCATACACAATTAGTCAAGTTACAGGCTTGATGGGAGCAAACAAAAAGCCCTCCTTTTGCTTTGACGTTCGGTTGGAATTCCACCGCTTAACACCCGCGCGGCAAGGTTATTCATTCCACAAAACAAGTATAAAATAACACATTGCTCCAGCTCATAAGCACATTTTCTGAGTGATTACCTGGGATTAATTGGCTCATGCTGTTGTCTCGAGGatatttttcaaattcaaaaaaatatatatatatattctgtttGCTTATCTTCAAATACAatcttttcaacttttttttcaattaaaacatcacacactgacacattagAGGATCGAACTGATTAAACATGCCGCAGTCACTGTCATAAGAATATACTAATGAAGTGATGGTAGTTGACAAATATGAATTCTTCAATGGCTGAATAATTTAAAGAAGGCAGCTCAGGAGTCTTGAGTTAATGTGCCTAATATACTATATTTACGACATTTAGATTTGATGTTTGGTTAAATTTAGTGTATTCTGAAAGCTGATCTTGGaattaaaaaagttaaaaaatacaatTGCCAAAGTAGTTTTCTTTGCAATGTGAAATAATTCTCATCATCTCCAGAACTACAAAGTCTGTCTTCTCTCCGATTTTGTCCTCATAAAAATGAGTGAAAGCATTGGTTTTATGCTTACGGTTTCTGTCTTCCAGATGTGTTACACATTTAGCAGATGAAATAGCTTTTACCATTAATCTTTTGGAAGGCACAATCTTAGATACCACAGATGTCCCATGAAACTTTCAGATAAATGTTACTGTGTTTAGAATGGCAGACacgcatttttttaaaatgacacagtAGTTTTCAATGGGTTTCAAAAAACCTAACTTTATCTAACAAGCTTATTCCCATGTAAATTCTACAGAGAAACACCATTATACATAAAAGATGATTGTTGTGTGAGAGATCTTTATATCCAGAAATAGTAACTGTGGTGTCTCACACTTatgtaaaaacatcagtgacaaAATTGTGTGGTGTTCTACCTGACAATCCCAACGACAGGATGATATAATGCGAACTACGTTGCAGGTACGGGAGGCTTGACTTCTTCTGTCTCCACACTCTTTCCAGAAGAGGCAGTGAATGAGGTAAAGCGGCAGGCGATGTCAGAACTGCAGAAGGCCGTGTCAGAGGCCGAGCGCAAGGCCCATGAGATGATTAGCAGCGAGCGGGCCAAGATGGAGCGCACGGTAGCCGAGGCCAAGCGGCAGGCAGCCGAGGATGCGCTCTCTATAATCAACCAACAGGAGGACTCCAGCGAGGTAggaacatacacagacacttgaaaacatcaaaagatGTACCCTCAATCTTTCAAACACATCACGACAGCTGCTATTGTCATCCTCTTGTTTGACAGTCATGTCattgtatcttttttttgtttatacttTGGCTATACTTTTGTTGCCAGCTGTTATAATAATTCCCAAAGTACGCAGATGATAGCATCTTCTCTGACAAAGacgtttttgtttattttatcattatattAGTAAAAGCAAATCATAGTACAGTATCtttcaaatattaaatattcacaGCTTTAAAAGCTTTCCTGCAAATAAGTTATTTTATAGGCAGGAGATAAAGCAAACTAAAGCAAAACAAGGTCACTATCTATTACCCTcactttcctccttcctcatatttttttctgatagaGTAACTAGCATGTTTAGAAAGGTGTTACCAATTCAGCTGAGAGGAAAGAATCCCTTCTTTCATTTGCTAATCACCATTGGAAACCTTGGCGTTTAATCAGTTAAGTGAGAGGGAAATATGGCTCACATCTGACATTAATTGCAGGAGTGATGTTTATGAGAGAGAAATGCCCCAGAGGAGAACTTTCAGAAGCTGTTTGTAACCTTgttctcctgtttcctgtggaTTTGCAGCCGCCCCAACATGCTCTCTCTGCGGTTTCTAAGATGTATAAGTGGCCCTAAGTGTAATAATAGGCAGGTTTTTGATCTGTCTGTGGTTCCTTTTAAGCTTGAGAGGTTTGTTCTGTTAATGTGCAGACCGGTGCACTGGTATCTGTTGCTAATCTTGGTGTCATGTTCACTCTCTGTTTGATGTAGCTATCTGCTGTCATTCATCaaacacttgattttttttgtgtgtgagtagacccataaaataaaacaaataaacacggCGGCCGAATTATAGTTTTATCAATTATCAGAAATTTATCAGGTCAAATAACCAATTGTCTGTCTGATTGTGAATCCTGCcactgaattattatttttttttgtgttagtgAACCttgtctctatctgtctgtcagagctgctgGAACTGTGGCCGCAAGGCCAGTGAGACATGCAGCGGCTGCAACACAGCGCGTTACTGCGGATCCTTTTGCCAGCATAAGGACTGGGAGAAACACCACCATGTCTGCGGTCAGACCCTCcaggcccagcagcagcaggccagCCAGCAGCAGGGAGGCGTTCCTGGGTCAGAGACCCCTGCTCCCATCAGCTCATCAGCCTGCACCCCGAGCAGCGGGACTGGGAGTCCGGCTGCTACCCCGCCTGCTGCTACCCCTCGCTCATCCACCCCCAGTACCCCATCCTCCTCTGCCCTGGATGGCACACCACGCTAAGAGACTAGCAGAGAGGATGGAGGCAAAGGCCTCCAGGGCCTAACAACCAGCCCTCAACCCCACAAACAGCATGACTGTCTACGTTGCCTTGCAAAGATGCTAAGCTAACGTGGCTAACAGAAAGAGATGACAATGCTTCTGTCTATCGTGCAGCGTAGTCATAGACGGAGGAGGAGGTCCATAATCAGGTCATATTGACTTGCCATGactttaaagaaacacaaagatattctttgttttgaatgaatgaatttaaatatTGACATCCTTTTATCGTTACACTTGCTATTCTTGTTGTCCGTTTGTCGTTGTGCCTGTTGTTGTCAATGTTGCTGTCATTGTAGCTTATTTTCTCCTGTAAAtatgagactgagactgagactgagcagAGATAGCCATGAACTCAAGACCAGTATATCTGacctcccccttttttttaaaaaaaaaaaaagtttttattttccatccttGAATTAATGCTTATTTCCTTCCTGTACCTGAGACATGAGACTAGTCAACCTCAAGAAGGCATTTTACCTAACAGCATACCAAGGGAACATAACTAGCTAGCAGAATGTCATCAGCGTTCTTTTtaaggaaagaaatgaaatataaatactCTGAAAGACAAACCGACGGATGgatacataaataaatttgcTGCctggagaggggagagggatggACTGAATCTCTGGTCCACAGACCGCCATGAAATGGGCAGATGTGCAGCAGATTGCAAGCAGAGCCAGCTGTTCAACCAATGTTATTTCCCTCTCACTTGTAATAATATCCAGGTCAGTGGGCTGGGAAATACAAATCCGTCTTCCTGAAGGATGTAAAAGGAAGAATTCTTGGACAAGATACAAAACTTTGCCCACTGCACATGTGGAGGATGTTCTGACTACAATTCACGCGTGCATGCTTGGTGGGTCACAGAAGCtctcaaacaggaagtgaagtcaTCATCCCACTGGCGAGACTGTCACCTCGAGAGCAGCCGCTGGGCCACGCAGAGCTGAAAACCTGCAGTGTGGAGACTCACCCCAGACGCTCCCCTCCTGTCTCAactctgaaaaacattttcatctttcttcatGTTCTTTTTCTATAGATGTCATGGTGTTAAAGACTTCTGTCCTGTGGTGTCATCAATGgttatttattgtatatgtGTTGGACAATTGTGACAATGCATAGTACTTCAACCAGTCACAACTCTAAGTCCTTcataactctctctctctctctagctggttcaaaaagatataaaaaaaaagaagtgttatCTTTTTTCCAAGCTGCTTTTCTATTCTGTGTGTAAGTGGTAGATCCCTCGTAGTTACTATAAGTTTTACTTCCCGTTGTcctcaagaaaagacacaaGCTATATCTCAGAGCTGCTACTTGAGTCCGACCCAGATCTCTTCTGAGAACTAGCATGTTGCGCGGAATGCTAACCTAAATGTTTTGTACAAGGGACAtacataaatgtatttgcactgTCACAGAGGTTATTTCGGCATGCTTCTTTTCAGCATACTTGTGTTGTCAGTATAGAGCCATAATTCATCAACCATTTTGTATGTAGTGATAGCAtaatctgtttttacatttttggggatgggggtggggggttggaaaaatgtaaaatcaccaaacccacttttttttcttcttaacatGCTAACAAAAGCAgccatacttttttttttttttttgaatagttACAGACAGTGCATGCACATTAACTGAGCGTTTGTtaaatatttgttattttttagaaaaactgaaaaagaatcaaaaaaagttaaaaaaaatacaaaaaatattcTAACAAACTAACTTTCCAAATGCAGAGGTGTAGACTCCGATTGACAGCTTTAACACTGCAAAGCACCAGGTAACACACAG is a genomic window of Toxotes jaculatrix isolate fToxJac2 chromosome 13, fToxJac2.pri, whole genome shotgun sequence containing:
- the runx1t1 gene encoding protein CBFA2T1, producing the protein MVGISASFQYRTGKRSTMPDSPADVKTQSRLTPPTMPPPPSTQGAPRNSSYTPTTLTNGSSHSPTALNGAPSPPNGYSNGPSSSSSSSLANQQLPPACGARQLSKLKRFLTTLQQFGNDISPEIGERVRTLVLGLVNSTLTIEEFHSKLQEATNFPLRPFVIPFLKANLPLLQRELLHCARLAKQNPAQYLAQHEQLLLDTSTTSPVDSSELLLDVNENGKRRTPDRTKENGFERDGALHPDVHPSKRPCTISPAQRFSPSNGLSYQPNGLPHPGPLPPQHYRLDDMAIAHHYRDTYRHPASNHREIRERARSIGMHTGTRQEEVIDHRLTDREWAEEWKHLDHLLNCIMDMVEKTRRSLTVLRRCQEADREELNYWIRRYSDAEELKKGTASGQSRQQSPTTQENATSEIHRELLHRPVSGYVPEEIWKKAEEAVNEVKRQAMSELQKAVSEAERKAHEMISSERAKMERTVAEAKRQAAEDALSIINQQEDSSESCWNCGRKASETCSGCNTARYCGSFCQHKDWEKHHHVCGQTLQAQQQQASQQQGGVPGSETPAPISSSACTPSSGTGSPAATPPAATPRSSTPSTPSSSALDGTPR